A genomic stretch from Methanobrevibacter sp. includes:
- a CDS encoding AAA family ATPase, which produces MNPDNEDSIHDFLQSQITDTPLSLNNELSNRGVKFNHRDDFEEIRTFIDEFIDGNNVNRYIVLPGLRGVGKTTILFQVYDYLLNQKNIRHEQILYFSCEELNKIEDCDIYDTIKYYLKTFHNSSLQTLDEKLFLLIDESHFDKDWSLSGKIITDKSKNIFAIFTGSSAINLEYNAEAARRMIRYPITPLNYSQHLKLKYNYHTDISNDLIDLLFNGNVDNAIIKEKQVNRDLLNLKNYHSMDWDNYFKFGGFPSVMHDTNHRNAFKKLYYSVETVVTKDLGTMNNLTANTQTNALRLMKFLAEKYPGDISQNALANKIKTSAGSVNTIMDLLEKTHLIFHTEPYAGANARAKKSWQYYFATPSIMHAINLKFGFSSIKLSEYEGILLETLVGSNLVNLKNSEQFFEFSIFYDTYKVKKQKVDFIIKKDFDEVIPIEVGHGNKGTDQIKDAIRRYKAPHGIVISDTTKTIEKVDNVIFVPIKTFSLM; this is translated from the coding sequence ATGAATCCTGATAATGAAGATTCAATTCATGATTTTTTACAAAGCCAAATAACAGATACTCCTTTATCTCTAAACAATGAGTTATCAAATAGGGGTGTTAAATTTAATCATAGGGATGATTTTGAAGAAATAAGAACATTTATAGATGAATTCATCGATGGAAATAATGTTAATCGTTATATTGTATTGCCAGGTCTTAGAGGTGTTGGAAAAACAACAATCTTATTTCAGGTATATGACTACTTGTTGAATCAAAAAAATATCCGTCATGAACAGATATTATATTTTTCCTGTGAGGAACTAAATAAAATAGAAGATTGTGACATCTATGATACCATCAAATATTATCTAAAAACATTCCATAACTCCTCACTGCAGACACTTGATGAAAAATTATTCTTATTAATTGACGAATCACATTTTGATAAAGATTGGTCACTTTCAGGTAAAATAATCACTGATAAATCTAAAAATATATTTGCGATTTTTACAGGTTCATCAGCAATAAATCTTGAATATAATGCTGAAGCCGCAAGAAGGATGATACGATATCCAATAACTCCCCTAAATTATTCACAACATTTAAAATTAAAATATAATTATCACACAGATATTTCCAATGATTTGATAGATTTATTATTTAATGGCAATGTTGATAATGCAATCATAAAAGAAAAGCAGGTAAATCGTGATTTATTAAATCTAAAAAATTATCATTCAATGGATTGGGATAATTATTTTAAATTTGGAGGATTTCCGTCAGTGATGCATGATACGAATCACAGAAATGCATTTAAAAAATTATACTACTCAGTTGAAACTGTGGTGACAAAAGATTTAGGGACAATGAATAACCTGACTGCAAATACACAAACAAATGCATTAAGATTAATGAAATTTTTGGCGGAAAAATATCCTGGTGACATTTCACAAAATGCGCTTGCAAATAAAATCAAAACTTCTGCAGGAAGTGTTAATACAATAATGGACTTACTTGAAAAGACTCATTTGATATTTCACACAGAACCTTATGCAGGTGCAAATGCAAGAGCAAAAAAATCATGGCAGTATTATTTTGCAACACCAAGCATAATGCATGCAATAAATCTCAAATTCGGATTTTCATCTATAAAATTGAGTGAATATGAAGGAATATTGCTTGAAACATTAGTCGGATCAAACCTTGTTAATTTGAAAAATAGTGAACAGTTCTTTGAATTCAGTATATTCTACGATACATATAAAGTGAAAAAGCAAAAGGTTGATTTTATAATAAAAAAAGATTTTGATGAAGTAATCCCAATAGAAGTTGGACACGGTAATAAAGGTACTGATCAAATTAAGGATGCAATAAGACGTTATAAAGCTCCACATGGAATTGTTATATCTGATACAACAAAAACAATTGAAAAAGTTGATAATGTAATATTCGTGCCAATAAAAACTTTCTCATTAATGTAA
- a CDS encoding NAD(P)H-dependent oxidoreductase: MLYCHPSEKSITNTIKQGYIDGLEEINISYTITDLYGSNFNSDITEEEYLRENNNIPCPLAEDVLLEQERINNADVLTFIFLLFWMDAPSKLVGYFARVFTKGFKYDYDDGKSASMKTMVHRNFLISAGSSYDDLEKDGKINALETIFIKDKLAGKTKDVSMYFFEKTTYLKEGIDR; the protein is encoded by the coding sequence ATATTATATTGTCATCCTAGTGAAAAATCAATCACAAATACCATTAAACAGGGATATATTGATGGATTGGAAGAAATAAATATCTCATACACAATCACAGATTTATATGGATCTAATTTTAATTCAGATATTACTGAAGAGGAATATTTAAGAGAAAATAATAATATTCCATGTCCTTTAGCTGAAGATGTGCTTCTTGAACAGGAAAGAATTAATAATGCAGATGTATTGACATTCATATTTCTGTTATTTTGGATGGATGCACCTTCAAAATTGGTGGGTTATTTTGCAAGAGTATTTACAAAGGGATTTAAATATGATTATGATGACGGTAAATCTGCATCAATGAAGACAATGGTCCATAGAAACTTCCTAATTAGTGCAGGTAGCAGTTACGATGATTTGGAAAAAGACGGCAAAATAAATGCATTGGAAACAATATTTATAAAAGATAAGTTGGCAGGAAAAACTAAAGATGTTAGTATGTATTTTTTTGAAAAAACAACATATCTAAAAGAAGGAATTGACAGATAA